DNA from uncultured Cohaesibacter sp.:
TGCGTTCTCGGCGACGCCTTCCTCGACCTCGGCTTCTGTGCGCCCGAATTTCTCGGCCATGCGTTCGGCGAGGGAGAAGGCCACATCATGCTGACCGACAGCAAAGGCGAGCGCGAAGTTGCGCTCAAGCAGCTGCGGGTTTTCCGGGTCTTTCTCAAGCGCAAGGGCATAGAAATGCGCGGCGAGCGTCAGATCGCCCTCTTCCTGTGCCACCCTTGCTGCAAGATAGGTTCCCGCAAGCGTAGTCGGCATATCCTCAAGCGCTTGCACCACTGTTTCCACCGTTTCGGGCTGCGCCTGACCGGTCTGAACCGGTGCAAGCAGAATACCCGTCCCCACAACGCTGGAAAGCAGGAACTGACGGAGGAGTTTAGTCGAGCGCGAGAAGTGCATGAAGGTGCCCTTGTTGCCTGTTATCAAATAGAGACGATGCCAATTCCGCAAAAAAGCGACACACCCGAATTGGCTGTGACACCGTCAACAAAACATGGTTCTTGCGGCCACAACGACCGACGAAATCCCATTTAGAAGGCCAGAATGGCTTTTTTACGGCCTGCGAGCAAGCCCCGGATCACTTTAGCTTCACAACTAAGAGTGAAGCTAAGAGAGAAGCGGAGTGATCGTCAGGTCACGCCGTTAACAGGGTATTTCAGGATAAGGCGGAAAGTGAGCATTCTCCCGTCAGAAGACATGCAGTCGACATCCAGCTTCATTCATCAAGAACCGCATTAGGCAACGCGATGTCACTGATTCGTCTTCTGTAAATCTGGTCTGACGGCTTTGATGGCTAGTGGGCTCTGGAAATACAGAATTCAACCGCATCAATCAGCGCAGATTTATAGTCGCTGTCCTCGAAGGCATCGAGCGCCTTGATGGCGGCTGCGCCATGCTCGCGAGCCTGTTTGAGCGTGTCTTCCAGCGCTCCGGTTTCCTTCAGCAGGCCCATGGCATAATCGAGTGCGCCGTCGGTCACGTCCTTGCGCTCTTCCATGACGCGTTTCCAGAAGGCCTTGGCTTCTTTGTCGCCGCGTTCGTTGGCAAGGATGACAGGCAGGGTGATTTTGCCTTCGCGGAAATCATCACCGACATTCTTGCCGAGCGCTGCCGCCGACCCGCCATAATCAAGCGCATCATCGATCAACTGGAAGGCGTTGCCCAGTTCCATGCCATAGCGTCTGAGGGCCTCGATCTTATTCTCGTCACTGCCCGCCAGAATGGGTCCGACCTCACAGGCCGCCGCGAACAGGGCCGCGGTCTTGGAACGGATTACCTGCATATAATCGTCAACGCTGGTCTTCATGTTCTGGGCGACGGACAATTGCAGCACTTCGCCCTCGGCGATGACGCAGGCAGCAGACGAGAGCACTTCGAGCGCTCTCAACGAGCCGACATCCACCATGACACGGAAAGCCTGTCCGAGCAGGAAGTCCCCGACCAGCACGCTGGCCTGATTTCCCCAGAGCATCCGTGCGCTCTGCTTGCCCCGGCGCATGCCGCTTTCATCGACCACATCATCATGCAGGAGGGTCGCGGTGTGCATGAATTCGACGCTCATGGCCAGTTTGACATGGCCGTCAAGATCCGATCCGTCATAGCCGCACATGGCCGCAGAGGCGAGGGTCAGCATCGGACGCAGGCGCTTGCCGCCACTGTCGATGAGATGCTTGGCCACTTCGGGAATCATCTCGACGTCCGATCCGGCTTTCTGCAGGATCAGGTCATTGACCCGTTCCATGTCGGATTTGACCAGCTCGATGAGAGGCTGAATGCTGGCCTGGGACTTTGTCGTCTCTTGTTGTGTGGTGGCGCTCACGCACGGGCTCCAAAAGGCTGGTGTCTCAAATTCGGGGCGAGAATAGGAGCAAGCTTTCAAGTCCACAAGGGCAAAGCAGCCACTTTGTTGCAAAAATCAAAGCCTAATTGACCCTTCAAAGGCAATTCTCAACGCAAGTCGTACGTCCTGATTGACGGTATGGATCAGAGCAACCGCGCTCAAACTCTTCGTGAGGGCCTTTCCATGCTCTTGCTTTGACATTAAGGTCCGGTCCATCAAGCATCCCGAACAGTCTGCTCACCAGACGTCACAAAGGAAAATGGCGACCCGATGAAGCTTCTGCTCAAGACCAACAATGCCGTCACCCTGTCCTTTGTCGAAGCCCTGTTGCGTGACGCTCAGATTCCCTTTCAAACCCTCGATCAGAACATGTCGATCATGGACGGCTCGCTGGGCATTCTGCCACGGCGGATTCTGGTGGACGAAGACCGAGAGTCTGAGGCAAGACGCCTGATGATCGACGCTGGCCTTGAGGAAGAAGCCGAGCCCGACAAAAAGGATCGCTGAGATGACAGGAGCCATTCCATCGACCCCGCCGCTTCTGCATAGCAGCGCCGTTGTACTCGACAGCAGCGTGCCGGATGATTGCGAGTTGAGCGAGGACGACTTTCTTGGTGGTCGCATATCGCTCTACCAGCCGAAGAAGGGGCATCATCGCTCCGGCACCGATGCCGTTCTGCTCGCGGCCTGTACCCCCGCGAAACCCGGCGATCTCGTGGTCGACCTCGGCTCCGGTGTTGGGGCTGCCGGTCTCTGCGTTGCCGCGCGGGTTGGCGATATCCGGCTGCTGGCGGTCGAGCTTGAGCCGGACGTCGCCCGCATCGCTCTGGCCAATATCCAACGCCCCGACTGCAGCCGCTATCTTCATGCCGCGTCCGTGCTCAATTGCGATGTCGAGATCCGGGGAGAGGCCCGCAAGGAAGCAGGGCTGGTGGAAAATCTGGCAAATCATGTGATTGCCAATCCTCCCTACTATCGTCCTGAACGCTATCAGACCTCGCCCAATCAGGCCCGCGCCACGGCGCACATGCTGACTGATGAAGGAATGGAGCCGTGGTTCCGCACGGCGGTATCGATCCTTAAATCTAGCGGCACCTTTACACTCGTACAACGGGCTGACGAACTGCCAGATCTGTTGCGCCTGATGGAAGGCCGGTTCGGTGGCGTCACCGTTCAGCCTTTCTCGCCGCGCGAAGGGGAGGCGGCCCATCGCGTGGTCATTCAGGGCAGGAAACAGTCCCGCGCGCCCTTCCGACTGCTGCCAACGATTGCCTTGCATGATGCAGGGCGGGATGGGCCTGCCGAACGCATCGAAGCGGTGCATCGCCATGGTGCGGCTATCGATCTTGGCTGAGCGTCAGCTGTTCCACCATTCTACCGGCTCCACCTCGAGCGGCTCGATCACCGAATAGCTTTGAGGCAGGTTTGGCTGATCATAGTCATGGTCCGTGCCTCGCCGCTCCAGAACCGATGGATGAATGAAGGCCCCGTCCGGGATCTCCCTTCTGCGCCCGCGCGGCAGGATCCATTTCGACTGCTCTTCGCCATCATCGTCATACCAGCGCACACGTCGCGGGATCCATTCAACGAGGGACCAGGCGCGCGTCATCGAGTTGTAAGGCAAGGCCAGTGGCTGCGGAGGGCAGTAGTCTCCCTCCTCTTGCGCCAGCACGATTTTGTTGACCACCGCCTGATCGAACCTCAGACCGGTTGCGGCCGCTTCCCGGATCATCCAGTCGAGCGGGATCTTGGCAAGGCCGCTTTGAGGCTCGGGGTGGCCACCGCCGACATCGCAATGGGTGCCCGAAAACCAGACCTCCAGCGCGTCCTGTTCGCTTTTGATCACCTCGCCAAAGGGCGGCTCGTAGAGGCCTCCAGACGGGAAAAGCTGCGCGTTGAACATGGTTCGGCGTTCATCAATGGCAACCGCATGGCGAACATGTCTGACCGAAGGGTTGCGGCGGGTGTAGGCATGGGTTCTGAACTGCCAGCCGTGCCCGGTCTGCTCAAACACCGAATTGACCGTATCGAACAATCCCATGAAATGGATCGGCATCGGGCGCGGGTACAGCACCCGTTGATAAAGGCCAACTTCGGCAAAGGCATCATCATGCTTTGAATAGCGTTCCTCGTTGGCGACCCGCTCTTCGTCCCGGCTGTATCCTATGTTGCGATAGGCGCGATAGGCATAACTAAGGAGGTTAAGCTGCTCCCGCTCGATCCTGCCCATGGTGTGAATGAACCCGGCGAGCACCCGCGCGGTATAGGCCCCCCGGCTGAAGCCGAACAGATAGATTCGGTCAGGCTCGCGGCCAGAGCTTCGGCCATCATCATAATTGTCGATGAGAAAGCGATAGGCCTCGAGCACATTCTCGTTGATGCCACGCCCGAAGGCGAGACCGATCAGCTCGTTGGTTTTCAGCGTAATGCGCGACAGGGTATCGCTTGAGCCGAATGTGCCCACGCCGGGATCGTAAAAGACCAGCTGTTTCTGATCCCGTTCGAGGCAGCCGAAGAGTCGCAGAATATTGGTGCGGTTGGTCTTGATCTCGTTTGACGTGCCATCGCACAGAATGACGATATTCTTGCCCATATTGCGACTCTCCCTCCCGGTAAAGCCAACAGCATAGCAAAAAGCGGAGCCATTTGGACTGGAGGAAAGAGGCAGAGCTGATCAAACGCCTACGAGGTCCGAAAAGGCAGCGGGCTGGATCAGCCCAACTGCTGCCGGATGATCCGCTCGAAGATGCCGCAACCGATGCCGATCAACTCGTCGGGGAAGTCATAATCCGGATTGTGCAGTTGAGGCTGATCCTCGCCCGAGCCGATGAAGAACAGGGTAGAGGGGCAATGGGCACTGAAGCGTCCGAAATCTTCCGAAAAGCGCATTGGAACGTCGGCAAACTGGACCGGAATATTTTCGGCTTCGAGCGACTGATGGACGATTTCCGTCGTCTCCTCGCTGTTGTCGCAGGCCTCGAACACATCGTCCTCGCCGAAGGTCATGGCGAGCTCGAACTGGCCCGCCGTGGTCAGCGCAAGGTCATGCACGGATTTCAGCAGCTCTTCCATCGCCTGATCGGTCACTGTACGCAAGGTGGCCCAGATCTCACCATGGGAAGGCGATACCCCGTAGCAGGGCTCACCCATAGTGAGATGGGTGACGGTGATGAGCTTGAATGTGTTATCGAGCGCCTGATTCGGATCAAGCCCGTTCGACAGATCCTGCAAACCCTCGACCACTTTCAGGATCGC
Protein-coding regions in this window:
- a CDS encoding polyprenyl synthetase family protein; this encodes MSATTQQETTKSQASIQPLIELVKSDMERVNDLILQKAGSDVEMIPEVAKHLIDSGGKRLRPMLTLASAAMCGYDGSDLDGHVKLAMSVEFMHTATLLHDDVVDESGMRRGKQSARMLWGNQASVLVGDFLLGQAFRVMVDVGSLRALEVLSSAACVIAEGEVLQLSVAQNMKTSVDDYMQVIRSKTAALFAAACEVGPILAGSDENKIEALRRYGMELGNAFQLIDDALDYGGSAAALGKNVGDDFREGKITLPVILANERGDKEAKAFWKRVMEERKDVTDGALDYAMGLLKETGALEDTLKQAREHGAAAIKALDAFEDSDYKSALIDAVEFCISRAH
- a CDS encoding DUF2007 domain-containing protein, with protein sequence MKLLLKTNNAVTLSFVEALLRDAQIPFQTLDQNMSIMDGSLGILPRRILVDEDRESEARRLMIDAGLEEEAEPDKKDR
- a CDS encoding methyltransferase, giving the protein MTGAIPSTPPLLHSSAVVLDSSVPDDCELSEDDFLGGRISLYQPKKGHHRSGTDAVLLAACTPAKPGDLVVDLGSGVGAAGLCVAARVGDIRLLAVELEPDVARIALANIQRPDCSRYLHAASVLNCDVEIRGEARKEAGLVENLANHVIANPPYYRPERYQTSPNQARATAHMLTDEGMEPWFRTAVSILKSSGTFTLVQRADELPDLLRLMEGRFGGVTVQPFSPREGEAAHRVVIQGRKQSRAPFRLLPTIALHDAGRDGPAERIEAVHRHGAAIDLG
- a CDS encoding DUF2235 domain-containing protein encodes the protein MGKNIVILCDGTSNEIKTNRTNILRLFGCLERDQKQLVFYDPGVGTFGSSDTLSRITLKTNELIGLAFGRGINENVLEAYRFLIDNYDDGRSSGREPDRIYLFGFSRGAYTARVLAGFIHTMGRIEREQLNLLSYAYRAYRNIGYSRDEERVANEERYSKHDDAFAEVGLYQRVLYPRPMPIHFMGLFDTVNSVFEQTGHGWQFRTHAYTRRNPSVRHVRHAVAIDERRTMFNAQLFPSGGLYEPPFGEVIKSEQDALEVWFSGTHCDVGGGHPEPQSGLAKIPLDWMIREAAATGLRFDQAVVNKIVLAQEEGDYCPPQPLALPYNSMTRAWSLVEWIPRRVRWYDDDGEEQSKWILPRGRRREIPDGAFIHPSVLERRGTDHDYDQPNLPQSYSVIEPLEVEPVEWWNS